A genome region from Streptomyces sp. NBC_01296 includes the following:
- the frr gene encoding ribosome recycling factor has translation MIEEILLEAEEKMEKAVVVAKEDFAAIRTGRAHPAMFNKIVADYYGAITPINQLASFSVPEPRMAIVTPFDKSALRNIEQAIRDSDLGVNPSNDGNIIRVTFPELTQDRRKEYIKVARTKAEDSKVSIRSIRRKAKDALDKLVKDKESGEDEVRRAEKELDDTTAKYVAQVDELLKHKEAELLEV, from the coding sequence GTGATCGAAGAAATCCTCCTCGAGGCCGAGGAGAAGATGGAGAAGGCCGTCGTCGTCGCCAAGGAAGACTTCGCCGCGATCCGCACCGGTCGTGCGCACCCGGCGATGTTCAACAAGATCGTGGCGGACTACTACGGCGCCATCACGCCCATCAACCAGCTCGCGTCCTTCTCGGTGCCCGAGCCGCGCATGGCGATCGTGACCCCGTTCGACAAGAGCGCACTGCGCAACATCGAGCAGGCCATCCGCGACTCCGACCTGGGCGTCAACCCCAGCAACGACGGCAATATCATCCGGGTGACCTTCCCCGAGCTGACGCAGGACCGCCGCAAGGAGTACATCAAGGTCGCGCGCACCAAGGCCGAGGACTCCAAGGTCTCGATCCGCTCCATTCGCCGCAAGGCGAAGGACGCCCTCGACAAGCTCGTCAAGGACAAGGAGTCCGGCGAGGACGAGGTGCGCCGCGCGGAGAAGGAGCTCGACGACACCACCGCGAAGTACGTCGCGCAGGTCGACGAGCTGCTCAAGCACAAGGAAGCCGAGCTCCTCGAGGTCTGA
- the pyrH gene encoding UMP kinase — MNQGVDPHTASDDKSDHDKKGRRFMLKLSGEAFSGGGGLGVDPDVVHAIAREIAAVVRDGAEIAVVIGGGNFFRGAELQQRGMDRARSDYMGMLGTVMNCLALQDFLEKEGIDSRVQTAITMGQVAEPYIPLRAVRHLEKGRVVIFGAGMGMPYFSTDTTAAQRALEIDAEALLMGKNGVDGVYDSDPKKNPDAVKFDALEYSEVLSRDLKVADATAITLCRDNKLPILVFELLAEGNIARAVKGEKIGTLVSDQGTRA, encoded by the coding sequence ATGAATCAGGGCGTGGACCCCCACACCGCTTCCGACGACAAGAGCGACCACGACAAGAAGGGCCGCCGCTTCATGCTGAAGCTGTCGGGCGAAGCCTTCTCCGGTGGTGGAGGACTGGGCGTCGACCCCGACGTCGTCCATGCCATCGCGCGCGAAATCGCCGCGGTGGTCCGTGACGGCGCGGAGATCGCCGTCGTGATCGGCGGCGGAAACTTCTTCCGCGGCGCCGAACTGCAGCAGCGGGGCATGGACCGTGCGCGGTCCGACTACATGGGCATGCTCGGCACCGTCATGAACTGCCTCGCCCTCCAGGACTTCCTGGAGAAGGAAGGCATCGACTCCCGCGTGCAGACCGCCATCACCATGGGCCAGGTCGCGGAGCCGTACATCCCGCTGCGCGCCGTACGCCACCTGGAGAAGGGCCGCGTCGTCATCTTCGGCGCCGGCATGGGCATGCCGTACTTCTCCACCGACACCACGGCCGCCCAGCGCGCCCTGGAGATCGACGCCGAGGCCCTGCTCATGGGCAAGAACGGCGTCGACGGGGTCTACGACTCCGACCCGAAGAAGAACCCCGACGCGGTGAAGTTCGACGCGCTGGAGTACAGCGAGGTGCTGTCCCGCGACCTCAAGGTCGCCGACGCCACCGCCATCACGCTGTGCCGCGACAACAAGCTGCCGATCCTGGTCTTCGAGCTGCTCGCCGAGGGCAATATCGCCCGCGCCGTCAAGGGTGAGAAGATCGGCACGCTCGTGAGCGACCAGGGCACCCGGGCCTGA